The following proteins come from a genomic window of Rhodohalobacter sp. 614A:
- a CDS encoding pectinesterase family protein, producing MMYKRTALFLLLFGLITANALAQYKTEMVVAKDGSGDYKTIQAAIDDTKSFPSERITIYIKDGIYKEKVKVHSWNTNLSLIGESKEKTIITYDDYFDKIDRGRNSTFFTYTVLVEANDFHAENLTIENTAGKVGQAVALHVEADRVSFNNCRILGNQDTVFVSGDGARQYFKDCYIEGTTDFIFGEATAVFENCTLHSKGNSYITAASTPESSKHGLVFKNCRLTAAEGVTKVYLGRPWRNFARTVFLNSKMGDHIIPKGWHNWGKPEAETTVYYGEYGNSGSGFKAESRVDWSHILTKDQAETYTLNKIFGDWKVADK from the coding sequence ATGATGTATAAAAGAACGGCTCTTTTTTTATTGCTATTTGGGTTGATAACAGCAAATGCTCTGGCTCAATACAAAACGGAAATGGTGGTTGCGAAAGATGGAAGTGGCGATTACAAAACCATTCAGGCGGCAATTGATGATACGAAGTCATTTCCATCCGAACGAATCACGATTTACATCAAAGATGGAATCTACAAAGAGAAAGTGAAGGTACATTCCTGGAATACCAACCTGTCGTTGATTGGCGAAAGTAAAGAGAAAACAATCATTACGTATGACGATTATTTTGATAAAATTGACCGCGGACGAAACAGCACATTTTTTACGTACACAGTACTGGTTGAAGCAAATGACTTTCATGCCGAAAATCTTACAATCGAAAATACAGCGGGAAAAGTTGGCCAGGCCGTAGCTCTTCATGTAGAGGCTGACCGCGTTTCATTTAATAATTGCCGAATTTTAGGAAATCAGGATACGGTTTTTGTCTCCGGAGATGGAGCTCGCCAATATTTTAAAGATTGCTATATCGAAGGTACCACAGATTTTATTTTTGGGGAAGCCACTGCCGTTTTTGAAAATTGTACTCTCCATTCAAAAGGCAATTCATACATCACAGCCGCTTCAACTCCGGAAAGCAGTAAACACGGACTGGTTTTTAAAAATTGTCGGTTAACCGCTGCGGAAGGTGTTACAAAAGTGTATTTGGGGCGTCCCTGGAGAAATTTTGCACGAACGGTGTTTTTAAATAGCAAGATGGGCGATCATATTATCCCCAAAGGTTGGCACAATTGGGGAAAACCGGAAGCAGAAACCACCGTTTATTATGGAGAGTATGGGAATTCAGGTTCCGGTTTTAAGGCCGAATCCCGTGTGGATTGGTCTCATATTCTCACTAAAGATCAAGCTGAAACGTATACATTGAATAAAATTTTTGGTGATTGGAAAGTAGCCGACAAGTAG
- the xseB gene encoding exodeoxyribonuclease VII small subunit: MSEKERPSFEEALVKLEAIVEKLSSQEITLEKSVELYEEGLRLSKICSETLENAALKIEQIDQSKNTDKET; encoded by the coding sequence ATGTCAGAAAAGGAACGCCCGAGTTTCGAAGAAGCTTTAGTGAAGTTGGAAGCAATAGTTGAAAAACTGAGCAGCCAGGAAATTACTCTTGAAAAATCTGTTGAACTCTATGAAGAAGGTCTCCGGCTTTCAAAAATTTGTTCAGAAACACTTGAAAATGCTGCACTCAAAATAGAACAGATTGATCAATCCAAGAATACAGACAAAGAGACTTAA
- the dxs gene encoding 1-deoxy-D-xylulose-5-phosphate synthase, which yields MDELYKPEPGSLLKDIHTPDDLKQLKPEQLQEVCDELRQFIIDMVSVHGGHFGASLGVVELTVALHYVYNTPEDKIVWDVGHQAYGHKILTGRREEFHTNRRYQGLSGFPKRTESEYDTFGVGHSSTSISAGLGMAIARDLNKGKNKVVSVIGDGAMTGGMAFEALNNAGALKSDMLVILNDNNMSIDPNVGALKEYLAEITTSKTFNKMRDEIYDLLGHFKSAGDKMRKVASKLERAMTAAITPGALFQALGFKYYGPIDGHNVDGLRRHLEDLKTVSGPKLLHIVTVKGKGFAPAEREQTKWHAQSSPFDKITGQPLSAPKKTKEQPPKYQDVFGQALVELAEENEDIVAITPAMPSGSSLWPMMNRFPDRAFDVSIAEQHAVTFAAGLAAEGKKAFAALYSTFLQRGYDQVVHDVAIQKLPVVFCIDRAGLVGADGPTHHGLYDISYLRALPNMVVSSPMNEQELRDMLYTASEYNEAAWAIRYPRGRSTGMDVRKEFHDVELGKGRIISEGEKVAILSFGPIGNYVLEARTELEKEEINPGHFDMRFAKPLDTELIDHVLANYEKIITIEDGTILGGFGSAVAEYVVEKGAGIPVKIMGVPDRIVEHGTQRELHDEVGIGPDGIMEEVKKAYGVLVD from the coding sequence ATGGATGAACTTTACAAACCTGAACCGGGATCGCTGCTGAAAGATATTCACACTCCAGACGACCTTAAGCAATTAAAGCCCGAACAACTGCAGGAAGTCTGTGATGAACTCCGGCAGTTTATCATTGATATGGTTTCTGTCCACGGCGGGCACTTTGGTGCAAGCCTTGGCGTGGTTGAATTGACCGTTGCTCTCCATTATGTGTACAATACACCCGAAGATAAGATTGTTTGGGATGTTGGTCACCAGGCATACGGGCATAAAATTTTAACGGGTCGGCGTGAGGAGTTCCATACCAACCGGAGATACCAGGGGCTTTCAGGATTTCCGAAACGAACCGAAAGCGAGTATGATACTTTTGGTGTTGGCCATTCCAGTACATCCATTTCAGCCGGATTGGGAATGGCGATTGCGCGGGATTTAAATAAAGGAAAAAATAAAGTGGTTTCTGTGATTGGCGATGGAGCTATGACCGGCGGAATGGCTTTTGAAGCGCTGAATAATGCCGGTGCTCTCAAATCCGACATGCTGGTGATTTTGAATGACAACAACATGTCGATTGATCCCAATGTAGGTGCCCTCAAAGAATATCTTGCCGAGATTACCACGAGTAAGACATTCAATAAAATGCGGGATGAGATTTATGATCTGCTCGGTCATTTTAAATCGGCCGGTGACAAAATGCGCAAAGTGGCTTCAAAACTGGAACGTGCCATGACTGCAGCGATCACTCCCGGCGCACTTTTCCAGGCATTAGGTTTTAAATATTATGGCCCGATTGATGGACACAATGTAGATGGCCTTCGTCGTCACCTTGAAGATCTGAAAACGGTATCCGGTCCAAAATTGCTCCACATCGTAACGGTAAAAGGCAAGGGATTTGCACCGGCTGAACGGGAGCAAACCAAATGGCACGCTCAAAGTAGTCCATTTGACAAAATTACCGGCCAGCCACTTTCAGCCCCGAAAAAGACAAAAGAACAACCGCCAAAATACCAGGATGTTTTCGGGCAGGCTCTGGTTGAACTGGCCGAAGAGAATGAAGATATCGTGGCCATTACCCCGGCTATGCCCAGCGGTTCAAGCCTTTGGCCAATGATGAACAGATTCCCGGACCGTGCATTTGATGTAAGCATTGCCGAACAGCACGCCGTTACTTTTGCAGCCGGACTGGCGGCAGAAGGAAAGAAAGCATTTGCTGCTCTTTACTCTACGTTTTTGCAACGTGGGTATGATCAGGTGGTTCATGATGTGGCTATTCAGAAGTTGCCTGTTGTTTTTTGTATTGACCGCGCCGGTCTTGTCGGCGCCGATGGCCCCACACATCACGGATTGTATGATATTTCCTATTTGCGGGCTCTTCCAAATATGGTGGTTTCTTCGCCGATGAATGAACAGGAACTTCGCGATATGCTTTACACTGCATCAGAATACAACGAAGCAGCCTGGGCCATTCGATATCCACGGGGCAGATCAACCGGAATGGATGTGCGAAAAGAGTTTCATGATGTCGAGTTAGGAAAAGGCCGAATTATTTCTGAGGGTGAGAAAGTAGCGATTCTGAGTTTTGGCCCTATTGGAAACTATGTGCTTGAAGCCCGAACCGAACTTGAAAAAGAAGAAATCAACCCAGGGCATTTCGATATGCGATTTGCCAAGCCGCTGGACACGGAATTGATCGATCATGTTCTTGCCAATTATGAGAAGATTATTACGATTGAAGATGGAACTATTCTTGGTGGATTTGGCTCAGCCGTTGCCGAATATGTGGTTGAAAAAGGCGCCGGAATTCCGGTCAAAATCATGGGTGTTCCGGATAGAATTGTTGAGCACGGAACTCAACGGGAACTTCATGATGAAGTAGGAATTGGCCCGGACGGAATTATGGAAGAGGTGAAAAAGGCGTACGGCGTTTTGGTGGACTAA
- the queA gene encoding tRNA preQ1(34) S-adenosylmethionine ribosyltransferase-isomerase QueA — protein sequence MSLTLDDFDYDLPEELIAQKPATPRDHSRLLIYNRSTQKITDDFFYNIGNYLPEATSLVVNNSKVEKCRLLFNEGKVEIFVTKAIDGKTVEAMVRPGKKFKTGKKIALTDQLSAETKEITEDGLRIIRLSHSLDDPAFGPFKHTPFPPYIERDESLADRYQTVYAKDQGSKAAPTAGLHFTPELLEKLKNQGIEKKEVTLHVGLGTFAPVKAEKIEDHIMHSEWFRITKKQATELNQAKSITAVGTTSVRVLESAPKEEGKFRACSGDTDIFITPGYKFKSVDHLITNFHLPKSTLLMLVSAFTSLEESRQIYQHAVEEKYRFYSFGDAMLIL from the coding sequence TTGTCTTTAACTCTCGACGACTTTGATTACGACCTCCCCGAAGAACTGATTGCCCAAAAACCAGCCACTCCCCGCGATCACTCCCGGCTGTTGATCTACAATCGATCCACCCAAAAAATTACGGACGATTTTTTTTACAACATCGGCAATTACCTTCCCGAAGCAACCTCTTTAGTAGTAAATAACAGCAAAGTTGAGAAATGCCGTTTATTGTTCAATGAGGGTAAAGTTGAGATTTTTGTCACCAAAGCCATTGATGGCAAAACCGTTGAAGCAATGGTTCGTCCGGGAAAAAAGTTCAAGACCGGCAAGAAAATAGCACTTACGGATCAACTCTCAGCCGAAACGAAAGAGATCACCGAAGATGGACTAAGAATTATCCGGCTTTCTCATTCTTTGGATGATCCTGCTTTCGGTCCATTCAAACACACGCCCTTCCCGCCGTACATAGAACGGGACGAATCCTTGGCCGATCGCTATCAAACCGTGTATGCCAAAGACCAGGGAAGTAAAGCGGCGCCAACGGCCGGCCTACATTTCACGCCGGAACTGTTGGAGAAACTGAAAAATCAGGGGATTGAAAAGAAAGAAGTAACCCTGCACGTGGGTTTGGGAACATTCGCTCCGGTTAAAGCCGAAAAAATTGAAGATCACATCATGCATAGTGAGTGGTTTCGGATTACAAAAAAGCAGGCAACGGAACTCAATCAAGCCAAAAGTATAACGGCAGTTGGAACAACAAGTGTCCGGGTTTTGGAATCGGCCCCGAAGGAGGAGGGAAAATTCAGAGCCTGTTCAGGAGATACAGATATTTTTATTACTCCGGGGTACAAGTTCAAATCAGTTGACCATCTCATCACCAACTTTCACTTGCCAAAAAGTACACTTCTGATGTTGGTTTCAGCCTTTACAAGCCTGGAAGAATCGAGGCAAATTTATCAGCATGCAGTTGAGGAAAAATATCGATTTTACTCTTTTGGGGATGCAATGTTGATTTTGTGA
- a CDS encoding addiction module protein produces MNFISIDLMSESSTKKLIKEIESLPVEERAMVAESVLESLNPVDANIEKRWIDIAEERLKEIKSGKVKAIEGDRVFDRIQRRFSK; encoded by the coding sequence ATGAACTTTATTAGTATTGATCTCATGAGTGAATCATCCACAAAAAAGCTGATCAAGGAAATCGAATCGCTCCCTGTTGAAGAAAGAGCAATGGTTGCGGAATCTGTTCTGGAATCATTAAATCCAGTTGATGCAAATATTGAAAAAAGATGGATTGACATAGCCGAAGAGAGACTGAAAGAAATAAAGTCTGGTAAAGTAAAGGCAATCGAGGGGGATCGGGTTTTTGATAGAATTCAACGCCGATTTTCAAAATGA
- a CDS encoding TolB family protein: MNTHISSRFLKVSMAFLFSLLIPLSLCAQTYTPKSLHNGPSWAPNGMVIAYSAAHSGDYNVYTIDIWSMEQQQITNHPANDIYPEWAPNGEWLAFYSDRPSEIPPFAPDTVIYNVKGLYETYARDGYRPSWSPKGDIIVAHFKSEEGDYEIYTMNRQGKDRVPITNNLATDVHPRFSSDGEKIVFISDRDYRPEIYVMNKDGSDQTRLTNSDSYDIDAVWSPDGKQIAFISNRLGSFDIFVMNADGSNMKLLTKNSPSIDIAPVWSPKGDKILFSSNRSGYFDLYVMDMKSEEITQLTNSSYHEFYGSWSPNGSRIAYLSTEHGEPHLFLMNADGRRKRQLTK, from the coding sequence ATGAACACTCACATTTCTTCTCGCTTTTTGAAGGTATCAATGGCCTTTCTTTTTTCACTTTTGATACCGTTGAGCCTCTGTGCTCAGACATATACACCCAAAAGCCTTCATAACGGGCCTTCCTGGGCGCCAAACGGAATGGTGATTGCTTACTCTGCGGCTCATTCAGGCGATTATAATGTTTACACTATTGATATCTGGAGCATGGAACAGCAACAAATTACCAATCATCCGGCCAATGATATTTATCCCGAATGGGCTCCGAATGGCGAATGGCTGGCGTTTTATTCCGACCGCCCAAGCGAAATTCCGCCCTTCGCTCCCGATACCGTCATTTATAATGTAAAAGGCCTTTACGAAACTTATGCCCGCGATGGATACCGCCCATCATGGTCGCCTAAAGGCGATATAATTGTTGCTCATTTCAAGAGCGAAGAGGGCGATTACGAAATCTATACGATGAACCGCCAGGGAAAAGACCGGGTGCCCATTACGAATAATCTCGCAACGGATGTTCATCCAAGATTCTCTTCCGATGGGGAAAAAATCGTGTTCATTTCCGACCGGGATTATCGCCCAGAAATTTATGTCATGAATAAAGACGGTTCCGACCAAACCCGTCTTACCAATTCCGACTCGTATGATATTGATGCGGTATGGTCACCCGATGGAAAGCAAATTGCTTTTATCTCCAACCGACTCGGTTCGTTTGATATTTTTGTGATGAATGCTGACGGCTCAAATATGAAACTTTTAACGAAGAATTCTCCATCCATTGATATTGCCCCGGTTTGGTCGCCGAAAGGAGATAAAATTCTCTTCTCTTCAAACCGGTCTGGTTATTTTGATCTTTATGTGATGGATATGAAGAGTGAAGAAATCACCCAGCTAACGAATTCCAGTTATCATGAGTTTTATGGCTCATGGTCTCCCAACGGAAGTCGGATTGCCTATCTTTCTACCGAACACGGTGAGCCTCATCTCTTTTTGATGAATGCCGATGGCCGGCGTAAAAGGCAGTTGACGAAATGA
- a CDS encoding nuclear transport factor 2 family protein — protein sequence MKRIITFVLILFFLIPAAFAQEANEKETLENLLTEFLDGASSNDAEIHNRFWAEDLIYTSSNGERVAKKEIMDGLRSSDDSIHSDTPKYHAEETQIRLFDDIAVVAFKLVAISDLPGEPERMEFYNTGTFQKRDGHWKAVAWQATRIPED from the coding sequence ATGAAGAGAATAATAACGTTCGTACTAATCCTATTTTTTCTGATTCCGGCCGCTTTTGCGCAAGAAGCGAATGAGAAAGAGACCCTGGAAAACCTACTGACTGAATTCCTGGATGGCGCCTCTTCAAATGATGCAGAAATCCACAACCGGTTTTGGGCAGAGGACTTGATTTACACAAGTTCAAATGGAGAGCGGGTTGCCAAAAAGGAGATCATGGACGGCCTCAGGAGTAGCGACGATTCAATCCATTCCGATACGCCAAAATATCATGCCGAAGAAACGCAGATTCGTTTATTTGATGACATAGCCGTTGTTGCGTTTAAACTGGTTGCCATTTCAGATTTGCCGGGAGAGCCGGAACGAATGGAATTCTACAACACCGGTACTTTTCAAAAACGCGATGGCCACTGGAAAGCTGTTGCCTGGCAGGCCACGCGAATTCCGGAAGATTGA
- a CDS encoding helical backbone metal receptor: protein MPPNSIVSLVPSLTELLFDLGIGEQVSGRTRFCIHPKDQVAEVPVVGGTKNPRLDKIREIEPDLIIANKEENRREDIEELKRDFDVYVSEVSNINEALFTIHDIGWKCGVEEKSKKLIHTIQERMEGVPDEKPMTAAYMIWRDPWMSVGGDTYIHSVMDHWNLRNVYADKTRYPNISLEEISYKKPDVILLSSEPYPFKEKHIKEVSDVCKGTSIILVNGEWFSWYGSGMVKAFEQLNVLRRAIA from the coding sequence ATGCCACCAAACTCAATCGTAAGTCTCGTTCCTTCACTGACAGAACTTCTGTTTGATTTGGGGATTGGCGAGCAAGTTTCCGGCAGGACACGGTTTTGTATTCATCCCAAAGATCAGGTGGCAGAGGTTCCGGTTGTTGGCGGAACGAAAAATCCGAGGTTGGATAAAATCCGGGAGATTGAACCGGATCTCATCATCGCCAATAAAGAAGAAAACCGACGGGAAGACATTGAAGAACTAAAGCGCGATTTTGATGTGTATGTCTCTGAAGTGTCGAACATAAACGAAGCGCTGTTCACCATTCATGATATTGGTTGGAAATGCGGTGTGGAAGAGAAATCCAAAAAACTGATTCACACAATTCAGGAGAGAATGGAAGGAGTTCCCGATGAAAAACCGATGACCGCCGCATATATGATCTGGCGCGATCCCTGGATGAGTGTAGGTGGAGATACTTACATTCACTCTGTTATGGATCATTGGAATCTCAGGAATGTTTATGCGGATAAGACCCGCTATCCAAATATTTCGCTGGAAGAAATTTCCTACAAAAAACCGGACGTCATTTTGTTGAGCAGTGAACCTTATCCCTTTAAAGAAAAACACATCAAAGAAGTGAGTGATGTTTGCAAAGGAACAAGTATAATTCTTGTGAATGGCGAATGGTTTAGCTGGTATGGTTCCGGAATGGTAAAGGCTTTTGAGCAGTTAAACGTGTTGCGCCGGGCAATTGCATAG
- a CDS encoding HlyD family secretion protein: MAENTFEPIPIPRKQRLREFRVRVLPIIVFLCVGVAVIYLWRDTTSHPTLIGQVVGDRAAISSPVDGTLINFYYDEFNEVQQGQLLGQVFPRDSVFLRAQLNLIQSEIDRIKQTREPVLEEQRVRLNLEELKINQMETRISLAQAQLLRQQAEAEYERFEDLWNRDLISRQRFDSVETKLQLFEVQVDEYQNMLDYYSDRIVEIEEYTSYADRRDRNPVLAAIKVQEQQMEAILAEFGPTPFYAPISGVISSVQNRTGEFVSRGDSILVVESRVPKHIVGYVRQPFAQTPEVGMNVQVRTRKADRTFFESTIEEVGGHIRLLQRNIQRPGAIFESGLPIKIAMADSIDVQLMPGELVDIVLRP; this comes from the coding sequence ATGGCAGAAAACACGTTTGAACCGATTCCAATTCCGAGAAAACAGCGCCTTCGTGAGTTCCGTGTTCGGGTACTACCAATTATTGTTTTTCTGTGCGTGGGAGTAGCCGTCATTTATCTTTGGCGGGATACCACAAGCCACCCCACACTCATCGGGCAAGTGGTTGGGGATCGCGCCGCCATTTCCAGCCCGGTCGATGGAACGCTGATCAATTTTTATTACGATGAGTTTAATGAGGTTCAGCAGGGTCAGCTCCTTGGGCAGGTATTTCCCCGGGACAGTGTTTTTCTCCGGGCACAGTTGAATTTGATTCAGTCTGAAATCGATCGAATCAAACAAACCCGTGAACCTGTGCTGGAAGAACAACGAGTACGGCTGAATCTTGAGGAGTTGAAAATCAACCAGATGGAAACACGAATTTCGTTGGCCCAGGCACAGCTTCTAAGGCAACAGGCCGAAGCGGAATATGAACGATTTGAAGACTTGTGGAATCGCGACCTGATTTCCAGGCAACGCTTTGATTCGGTCGAAACCAAACTCCAATTGTTTGAGGTTCAGGTTGATGAGTACCAAAATATGCTGGATTATTATTCCGACCGCATCGTTGAAATTGAAGAGTATACTTCCTATGCAGACCGAAGAGATAGAAATCCTGTTTTGGCAGCCATCAAAGTTCAGGAACAACAGATGGAGGCCATTCTTGCAGAGTTTGGTCCCACGCCATTTTATGCACCCATCAGCGGCGTAATCAGTTCTGTTCAAAACCGTACTGGAGAGTTTGTTTCACGCGGCGATTCTATCTTGGTAGTTGAATCACGTGTACCAAAGCATATCGTTGGATACGTCCGGCAGCCATTTGCGCAAACTCCTGAAGTCGGTATGAACGTTCAGGTGCGAACCCGAAAAGCAGACCGAACATTCTTTGAATCCACAATCGAGGAAGTCGGTGGACACATTCGTCTTTTGCAGCGGAACATCCAGAGACCCGGCGCCATTTTTGAGAGCGGTTTGCCCATAAAAATCGCCATGGCCGATTCGATTGATGTTCAACTCATGCCCGGCGAACTTGTGGATATTGTTTTAAGACCATAG
- a CDS encoding DUF4956 domain-containing protein — MSEWFQFGDTAPIPTDLPTLLLGLLLSFMCGQILAWIYMYTHTGLSYSRNFVSSLIIIPITVALVMMVLDNNLITAFSLLAVFAIVRFRNILRDTLDTAYILSLIVIGMACGTQKFSTAIVGTAVASLALIFIWFTNFGSRQRYDLILNLQWSEPLSRLNYLQQFLKRHSLKTRLASQRSDEEMDRTHLSYRLLLRDPDRVDLLLSEIKQIDGVSDVSSMRAEDESEV, encoded by the coding sequence ATGAGTGAATGGTTTCAATTTGGTGATACGGCACCCATCCCCACGGATTTGCCAACCCTGCTTTTAGGATTACTGCTCTCGTTTATGTGCGGGCAGATCCTCGCCTGGATTTACATGTACACCCATACCGGACTTTCTTATTCACGGAATTTTGTGAGCTCGCTTATCATCATTCCCATTACAGTAGCACTTGTCATGATGGTTCTGGACAACAATCTGATTACAGCCTTTAGTCTTCTCGCTGTTTTTGCGATCGTTCGTTTCAGAAATATTTTACGCGATACGCTTGATACGGCTTATATCCTTTCATTAATCGTGATTGGTATGGCCTGCGGCACTCAAAAATTTTCGACAGCTATTGTGGGCACGGCGGTTGCATCCCTGGCGTTGATTTTCATCTGGTTTACGAATTTTGGCTCGCGACAGAGATACGATTTAATTCTGAATCTCCAGTGGTCAGAGCCGCTTTCCCGCCTTAATTATCTTCAGCAATTCTTGAAACGCCATTCGTTAAAAACACGATTAGCATCCCAGCGGTCAGATGAAGAAATGGACAGAACACATCTCTCCTACCGCCTGTTGCTTCGCGATCCTGACAGAGTAGATTTGCTTCTGTCTGAAATCAAACAAATTGACGGCGTTTCGGATGTAAGCAGCATGCGTGCCGAAGACGAATCGGAGGTATAA
- a CDS encoding polyphosphate polymerase domain-containing protein, translated as MDQTFQRQRFELKYRINEVKAQEIRFFVENYLECDPYGASQPNRSYAIYSLYLDSPGLNTYHRTVNGDRNRFKLRLRYYNSDESPVFFEIKQRNNRVIRKKRAQVYRTAVQDLLNGHVPTKSHLVVKSSTQMDALEHFCMLSGELRATPKMLISYFREAYESEDTNDVRLTMDRNIRACRVHQNRIPAYLDNEFSVFGNMVILELKFTNRFPDWLRELTQRFHLRHESASKYVDSIERLRFNNIENGINFTPVYHE; from the coding sequence ATGGACCAAACATTTCAAAGACAACGCTTTGAATTAAAGTACCGCATCAACGAGGTGAAGGCACAGGAAATTCGTTTCTTTGTGGAAAATTACCTTGAATGTGATCCATATGGGGCCAGTCAGCCAAACCGGTCGTATGCAATTTACAGTTTGTATCTCGACTCCCCCGGATTGAACACCTATCACAGAACAGTAAATGGCGACCGCAACCGTTTCAAACTTCGCCTCAGATATTACAACAGTGATGAATCTCCGGTTTTCTTTGAGATCAAACAGCGAAATAATCGAGTCATCCGCAAAAAACGCGCACAGGTTTACAGAACTGCCGTTCAGGATTTGTTGAATGGCCACGTTCCGACGAAAAGTCACCTGGTTGTAAAATCCTCGACTCAAATGGATGCACTTGAGCACTTTTGCATGTTGTCCGGAGAACTGCGGGCGACTCCCAAAATGCTGATAAGCTACTTTCGGGAAGCATACGAATCAGAAGATACAAATGATGTACGCTTAACGATGGATCGAAATATCCGTGCCTGCCGGGTTCACCAAAACAGAATTCCTGCATATTTAGATAACGAATTTTCCGTATTCGGAAATATGGTGATCCTGGAACTTAAGTTTACAAACCGATTTCCTGACTGGCTTCGCGAGCTAACGCAGAGGTTTCATCTGCGTCATGAATCGGCCTCAAAATATGTAGACAGTATTGAGCGTCTGCGGTTCAATAACATCGAAAACGGCATAAATTTTACACCTGTTTATCATGAGTGA